The genomic stretch TGAGCTAGGGGGCCCACACTCCCAGGCAAAGGCAGAAccacatgcacacgtctgttccagCCCCCTGCACCTTCAGAGAGCTCTggtgagccagagtctgtcaggaaCCTCCTTGGCTCCCCCAGCAGCACAGCCTGTGTGTGAAGGGGCAGACCCGACCTAGGGGCACAGTGGGCCTCTTTCTCTGCATGGTGCGCTGAGGCTGCTGGACAAGAAAGGGCACAGttgctcctcccttccctctgacAGAGCCCCCACGGCTCTAGGCCTTGGCAGTGTGGAGACACCTGGTCCACATCTCCTCTCCAAGGAGGCCTGGGGCCTAGTACAACTGGAAAGACACTAGCGGAGCTAACGCCAGGAAGGCACCCAAGCATGTCGGACACAGTCTCGCAGCTTGCCCATTCATGGGGCAGTACCACTTGAATGTCCTTGCAAGATTGTGCAAGGGCAGAGGGCATGCTGTGCTCTGACTCTGGCATTTTGGGCCTCTGAGCAGAACTGGCATTCTCCTGCTGGAAGACAAGCCCGGTTCCTTCCAAATGCGGATTACAAGCACTCTCAGGCTGGTGACGCTTCTTCCCTGAAGAAGATTCGCTATCCCCTCATCCCGTGCACTGTGCTTCCAGGCCCAGGAGAAACTCACTTTGGGGAGTTCTTCTTTGAGGGCTGTTTCTCCTAAGCCTGGGGACGAGCTTGCCTGGGACCCATACTCCCAGGCAAAGGCAGAACCACATGCACACGTCTATTCCAGCCCACTACACCTTCAGAGAGCTCTgttgagccagagtctgtcaggaaACTTCTTGGCTCCCTCAGCAGCACAGCCTGTGTGTGAAGGGGCAGAAACAACCTAGGGGCACAGTGGGCCTCCTTCTCTCCATGGTGCGCTAAGGCTGCTGGGAGAGCAAGGGCTTGAACATCTGTCCAGTTGCTCTTCCCATCCCTCTGAAAGAGCACCCACGGCTCGAGGCTTTCGCAGGGTGGAGACACCCTGTCCACACCTCCTCTATAAGGAGGCCTACAAGGCTATCCAAGGGCAGGGGTCAGGCTGGACTCTTATTCTGGCACTTTCAGAGTCAGAGCACAGCTTGCCCCCTGCCCTTGGACAGCCTTGCAGTGACATTCCTGGCTTCAAGTGGCACTGCCACATGAAGGAGCAGCTGTGGGAGTGTGTCAGACATGCCTGGGGGGCCTTCCTGGGGTCAGCTCTGCTAGGGCCTTTCCACTCGAGCTAGGCCCCAGGCCTCCTAGGAGAGGAGGTGTGGAccggctgtctccacactgccaAGGCctagagcctggagggctctgtcagagggaagggaagagcaacTGGACGGATGTTCAAGCCCTTGCTCGCCCAGGAACCCCAGCACACCATGGAGAGAAAGAGGCCCACTGTGCCCCTAGGTCAGGTCTGCCCCTCCACACACATGCCGTGCTACTGGGGGAGCCAAGGAGGTTCCTGACAGACAGGCTCAGCAGAGCTCTCTGAAGATGCAAGGGGTTGGAACAGACATGTGCGTGTGGTTCTGCCTTTGCCTGTGAGTGTGGATCCcctagctggtccccaggctgagGGGAAAGAGCCCTGAGAGAAGACCACCCCGAAGCGCTTTTCTCCCGGGCCTGGAAGCAGAGTGCGCGGGATGTGGGGAAAGTGTGCCTCCTCCAAGGAACAAGCGGCAGCCAGCTGGCGCATGCTTGCAAGCGGCCTTTGGACGGCACCAGGGAGGTGTCCCAGCAGGAGAACCCAGTTCTGCTCAGAGGACCAAAATGCCAGAGTCAGAGCCTAGCATGCCTCCTGCCCTTGGCCAACCTTGCAAAGACATTCCTGGCTTCAAGAGGTACTGCCCCATGAAGGAGCAGGCTGCGGAAGTGCATCAGACATAGCCAGGGGGCCTTCCTGGGGTCAGCTCCACTAGTGCCTTTCCACTCGAGCTAGGCCCCAGGTGTTGGGAGCTGCTAGGATGCACCCAGTCCGTGACAAGGTCATGGGacgagagaggaacctgcaaggcagctcttcctcacatggggctgccctgggggcccAATATGTCCCCTCTGGAGCCGCCGGGACAAgaaaggaacctgcaaggcagctcttcccctcgaggttgtcccggGGACAAGGTCACGGGACGAGAAAGgaatctgcaaggcagctcttcccctcgaggttgtcccaggggcccggtatgtccctttcttccttctgtcttactgttgttgggctttctattaatttttggaaagaataatatatagtaataaggcctcgctggaaaagtccaagcctttttggaaatgctcaagattgctctggtcaggacatgaccataaacatcaagtcataaaagaaaaggccacagatatagtttggctgcttgcttaaaagattataatgttctagaatagaaaagagtagaggtgtttagatttagaagtagatatactgctttagtttacttgctccttggttgaaagggttttcactattgctatttccttgctgctatttgttcattacttccctttctttaaacaacatgggatattatgggcatttttgtaaaattagaaaatggggtatataggattttaatagaagatttatattaaccagctttactgccattatcttagtattaatagaggtgttttgctgctttagaggtgtttttgctgtttaatagttaatcgttgtaaattgagattttgtggtttcaggtaaagaaaaatatccagtttttctcatggtactattttcagaaatgtcaaacatgttactgtgacccttcccatgtattgttttattgccTAAAGAATTTACATTAAACCTGAGACTtgtggaacattgtttttgttagagtgagaatgttaggccattgaggcaagaagactatgtacGGGACATTTAAGTATAAACCCTGTAATCAGAAACGTTCTAGATGAAtgcttaggggaaaaacatggggaaaaaaatattgacggaagcacaaaccaatatctgatgtaatatgtggtgacttaagggggaggtaacattcattctataaaaactgagctatcctaaaaaaaaaaaaaaaagctacctcttctacgcaaccgtctgtgtgtgtctgtctgtctgtcttcttcctcgccgacgccactcatcccttgggtattCCTGGTCCTGCCGGGGCTGGACCTCAGCAGGTGGCACCACGAACAGGGACCCAAAGGGTAAGCCCCTTAATATTGCATTTTTGGGGTGGCTAGGACTTCACCTAGGGTGCTGCAGACCCCCTGCATAAGATAGGTAGGGTGAGACGGGTGAACAGTGAGATATTTATTAGAGACCTTTATTAGAGATTTCAGAACATGGGTAACAGAGAATCTAAGGAAAGACAGTTATTTATTGATATGATTAAGCATTTGTTAATGAAGAGAGGAATTGAGGTTTCAAAGTCTCCTTTAtcatccttctttccttttgtaCAGAGCGATGGCCTTGGTTCCCTGAAGAGGGCACCGTAAGCATGGACACCTGGCAGAAGGTGGAGAATCACTCAAACAGTATTATTCATGTCACCTGAGGGTGTTCCAGCTGAGACTTCTTCTCTCTGGAATTTATTTAGGGATGCACTTGACCCTTCCCCAGAGGTTGAAAGAGTTCCACCTAGAAAAGATAATTTGGATCCCAAACAAAAAGGTTACAAAGAACTTAGGGAGATGGTGGCTGCAGCATGCTtgaatgatgatgatgatcaATTGAGCCCTCAAGATGAGGAAGATTTGGAAGAAGCTGCAGCTAGATATTATGAGAAGGAGAGAGATTGTACTTCTTCTGTGGCAAAGCCTCAACCTAAGCCACGCACTCTTAAAAATCCTTTAAAGCTAGAGGTTCCTAAATCTGGTCCAAGACCTCCTAGACCACCTAGACCTTCTAGACCACCTAGACCTCcttcagctcctcctcctcccccatatGCTGGTAATGGAGCACCTTACCCTCATAGGAGGTTGAAAGGATGCTGATGAGGATCCTACTATTTCAGCATGCTTTCCAATAGTGTTTGGTGAGTTTGAGGATGATGAACCAGTCTGGGAGCCCTTACCTATGAAGTTACTAAAGGAATTGAAACAGGCTTGCTCTATGTATGGGCCCCAGGCTCCATATACACAAGCTCTGCTGGATGCTCTCACTGCCAGATGGATGACACCTTATGATTGGGCTGCGGTTGCTAAAGCTTGTCTTACAGGAGGTCAATACTTACTTTGGAGAACAGAGTATGAAGACTTGGCAAAAAAGCAAAGCGCAGCTAACAAACGGCATGGCATTAAAACAGTAACATATGACATGCTAACTGGCAGTGGAGAATATGATAGTGCCCAGAATCAAATGAGATTAGACAAACTAGCCTTGGAACAAGCAACAGGATGTGCTCTTTATGCCTGGAAAGGCCTGTCGCAGGGCTCGGATCACACCTCTCTCTTGGCAGGCATTAAGCAAAGGTCAGAAGAGCCTTATGAAGATTTTGTCTCTCGACTTTTGCTTTCAGTCAGGCGTGTTATTACTAATCAAGAAGCTGCAGACATACTTATTTGTCAGCTGGCTTTTGAGAATGCAAATTCTACATGTCAGGCAATATTGAGACCAATAAAAAAGTCTGGAACTCTCACTGATTACATTAGGGCTTGTGCTGATGTTAGCCCTGCTATGATGCAGGGGATAGCTATTGCAGCAGCCCTGAAGGGACAAGCATTCCCTCAGGTTGTTCAGAACATGGTGAGACCTCATAACAGAGGCACAAGGCCCACAGGAGGGGTATGATTTTCCTGTGGAAAAAGTGGGCATTTCAGCAGAAACTGTCCTCAAAAATCTGCGGGAGAAGGCATGACACCACCCAATAGTGCTCCTTCTGAAACTGTTCTCCCAAAGGCTCTTTGTCCTCGCTGTCAAAAGGGATTTCACTGGGCAAAAGATTGTAAATCAAAGTTCCACAAGGATGGAACCCCTTTGGCACCCTCACGAGGAAATCCCGTTCAGAACCAGGGAAACATCTTGCGGGGCCAGCCCCAGGCCCGACAATGATAGGGGCAACTTCTCTCAACCCATTCATCCCCTTTGTTCCATCTCAGAGCTCTGCCGAGCAACCCCAGGGAGTGCAGGATTGGACCTCTGTTCCACCACCGCAACAATATTAACTCCTGATTCACCCGTGGTTAGAATACCAATGGGGGTTAAGGGACCCCTTCCAAAAGGAGTCATGGGAGTTGTTTTGGGACGGAGTTTGCTTTCTCTTCAAGGTCTTACTGTTATTCTCGGGGTCATAGATTCAGATTATACCAGAGAAATACAGGTAATGATTTCACCCCCCACTAAAATGCAACAAATTCATAAAGATCAAAGAATTGCCCAATTATTACTTTTGCCTTATTGTTCTATGGGATCCACAGCCACACAGGCAGATAGGGGAAACAAAGGATTTGGCTCTAGTGACCTTGTATTCTGGGTACAAGAAATTACCCAGAAAAGACCTATGAAAACATTAAAGGTTAATGGTAAAAACGTGGTAGGATTGCTGGACACTGGAGCAGACGTTTCCTGCATAGCTGGCAAAGACTGGCCTAATTCTTGGCCCACACAAACCACGGCTAATGAACTTGTGGGTCTAGGGAAAGCACCCTCGGTGGTGAAAAGCTCAAAAATGCTCAAAAATGTTATCTTGGCAAGAAGAAGAAGGTCAGCAGGGCACCTTCCAGCCTTATGTAATATCTTCTCTCCCCCTCACATTATGGGGATGAGATATTTTAGCCCAAATGGGAATTTTGTTGTATAGCCCAGATGAAAAAGTATCAGCTCAAATGCTGCAAATGAAATATGATCCTCAGAAAGGGTTAGGAAAAAACCAGCAGGGCAGGTTATACCCTGTAGAACTACAAGTTAATAATCAACGATTGGACTCTTGGGCTCGGATCTAGGTTGCGTTAACATGGCGAAACGCACCAAGAAGGTCGGAATCGTGGGCAAATACGGGACCCGTTATGGTGCCTCCCTCAGGAAAATggtgaagaaaattgaaatcagccAGCACGCCAAGTATACCTGCTCCTTCTGTGGCAAAACCAAGATGAAGAGAAGAGCTGTGGGCATTTGGCACTGTGGTTCCTGCATGAAAACAGTAGCTGGTGGTGCCTGGACCTACAACACCACTTCTGCTGTCACAGTAAAGTCTGCCATCAGAAGACTGAAGGAATTGAAGGACCAGTAGAAGCACCACCATTTGATAATGTTGCTAGCCTATAATAAATGGGTTAATTTatgtaacaaaattaaaaaaaaaaaataataataatcaatgaTTGGGCTTAGGATATGCAAATTTATAATGGAGGCCATTGTTCGTACTGCTGACCCCATTACCTGGAAATCAGAAACCCCAGTATGGGTTGAACAATGGCCGTTAACATCAGAAAAACTGTCAGCAGCCACAGCCTTAGTACAAGAACAACTTGAGGCAGGGCATATAGAACCCTCTAATAGCCCTTGGAATACCcctatatttgttttaaaaaagaaatctgggaaATGGAGATTGCTGCAGGACCTTAGAGCAATAAACGCTACCATGGAAGATATGGGGGCTCTGCAACTGGGACTGCCTTCCCTGGTTGCTGTCCCAAAAGGGTACAATGTGATAGTTATAGATTTGCAGGATTGTTTTTTCACCATCCCTCTGACTATACAGGATAGGAAGAGGTTTGCATTTAGCCTACCTTCAATGAATTTTAAACAGCCCTATCAGAGATATCAATGGAAAGTACTTCCTCAGGGAATGAAAAATAGTCCTACACTTTGTCAAAAGTTTGTGGATAAAGCAATTCAAAGTGTTAGAAGCCAATATCCTGAAGTTTATTTGATACATTATATGGATGATATACTTTTGGCATATGCAGATAGAGTTATTTTGCAAGAAGCTCTGCAAAAATTAGAGGAAGCTTTACAGAGTGAGGGACTTAAAATTGCTCCAGAAAAGATTCAAGTTAATCCTCCAATAACCTATTTAGGCAGACTCTTAAATTCAGAAACAGTCACTCATCAGCCTTTACAGCTGAGGACTGACCacttaaatactttaaatgattTCCAAAAATTATTGGGAGATATTAATTGGATCAGGCCTTTTTTAAGATTAACTACTGCAGAATTGAAGCCTCTGTTTAATATATTGCAAGGAGATGCTGATCCTTCTTCACCTAGAGCTCTAACTCCTGAGGCAAAAGGGGCCTTGGCCCGGGTCGAACAGGCTTTGTGACAGTCTCAGGGTCTCAGACTAGATTATGCAAAAAGTTGGCAGTTGATACTGCTTCCCACAGCGGTGGCTCCCACAGGAGTGTTTTGGCAAAACAGACCCCTAGAGTGGATTCATTTGCCTGCAACTGCTAAAAAGGTTGTGGCCCCATATCCTGGGCTTGTAGCTAGTTTGATTGTCAAGGGATGCAAACGAAGCATAGAACTGTTTGgtcaggagccacaagagattaTTGTACCATATTCAAAAGAGCAATTGGATTCTTTGGTAGGCTTCGATACAGATTGGCAGATAGCTTTAGGCAGCTATTCAGGTCAGGTATTGCATCATATGCCTTCCAGTCCTATATTCAATTCATGTCCAAGCACCCAGTTATCTTTCCAGTGCTTTGTAAAAATAAACCTTTGCAAACAACTTGTAATATATTTACAGATGGGTCATCTAATGGAAAAGCAGCTATTCttactaaaaatattaataaggttATATTAACAGGAGAAACTTCTGCTCAAAAGGCAGAGTTAAGGGCCGTTATTGCTGCCTTTGCAATGTTTGCAGATCATGAGTTTAACCTCTTTTCTGATTCACAATATGTGGTAAGACCATTTCCCCATATCGAGACTGCAGTACTgccagaaaacaaaaccactaCTTTCCAGCTGCTCTCTGAACTGCAGCAGCAGATTTGGAGCCAAAGTAAGTCATTTTTTGTAGGGCACATTCGAGCACACTCTAAATTACCTGGTCCCTTACATGCATATAATGAACTTGCTGATGCTCTTACCAAACCTTACATTGCTACAGCTTTAGAAAAAGCTAAAGATTCTCATGCATTGCATCATCAAAATGCCTCAGCGTTAAGATGCCAATTCCAAATTCCTAGAGAGGCTGCACGAGAAATCGTGCGGGCCTGTGCCCATTGCCTTACAACCTTGCCTTCTCTGACCTTTGGAGTTAACCCGAGAGGCCTACTCCCTAATGTATTGTGGCAGATGGATGTTACTCACATTCAGTCTTTTGGTAAATTGTCCTTTGTACATGTCACTGTAGACACATGTTCTCATGCCATAGTGGCTACTGCCCGAATGGGGGAAGCCTTCAAAGATGTGGAAcagtgttggggtcctttaatggaccggaacctggtggtatggagtcgacgataagaaagtgaaagagagaaagaggctgatatcccttggtttatgcagaggaccaataaagtccttgacacaggacttgcatcGCTCAcgaaggcaccaggcgccctctcaagggggtcttagaagcccaggcagaaaagtgagcatgacgggtctccacgctccagagtcagccagaaagagagagagagagacaaaaaagacccggggacctaagctctgatgaagcaaaggtgctttaatgatgtTTCTAGGAGTATGTagggctgcagtacaagaaacttctttcgggaatgatagagatcagaaaaccaaacatacagcaaccgttaccaagggaacaaggggtaatgttagtcacaaggccagacacaatccatatctcaagaaaggggaacgagactaagcagttttgtcctaaagagaatgtttactaaaggagacccaagcctgtctcacacaatgacctcagtccctgggagcagcgtgctgttccgcttgaagagggacaaaggactcatgagagacagcacataGGAATCCTCCTGTCAAACATTCCCCGACAattcccttatttatttataatatttgtaagaaGAGTTCTGACCATCAGAGTCTATTCAGTTTTAACAGTCTTTGCATGAAGGCAACAGCAGACAACAAATACAACTGTTAAGACAATCACCAAAATTATAGTTCTAGACCCAATGCTATGAGTAAGGCTTTGAAACCATCTATgtgggtctagcccagataattgatcagcCAATTGTATAGCTAAAGTTCCCATactagtggaagagggcagattattagaaaaggttttacatatttttttgtaataactgtacatTCAGAAAGGCATtatcatatatgttttaaaaatgaaacttgatttgtttccagttgtagccattattatagaaatgaacaggagtaacaGGAAATTGAGTAGAATTTCAATCACATTTTAGCATCATCTGTTTTTGGACATTTGTTCATTGATCTCCAACCCATTTGATGGCTGTTCTCagttcttgtatttctttttgaatatcCTCATCTATTTGAGCCTGAGTGGCCCACATAATATgagcatctttagtccaattttggataaaattttgtgtttgaattgaggtttgtaaAGTAATGCTAGTGATGGCAGCAATGGTGCAAATAGTTATTAATCCTATAATGCCAAAAATCAGCCATCCAATGAATCGTTTACATCGCTAGAGCAATTTAGTAAATAACTGGGAAGCAAGTCTAGCCTTGGGACCTTCTTCCCAGGGCCATTGGAGATTTATTGGTAACCATAGATTATGTCGAGATTGAAGAATCAAAAGGGAGTCACTTTTTAAGGAAATAGAGGCGTTAAGACAACtatataatttacaatttatgCAACTTACAGAACATAAAGTCATTGAAttgtaaatttcctttttttttccatttatttttattagttggaggctaattactttacatcattacagtagtttttgtcatacattaaaatgaattagccatggatttacatgtattccccatcacggtcacccctcccacctccctctccacccgatccctctgggtcttcccagtgtaccaggcccgagcacttgtctcatgcacccaacctgggctggtgatctgtttcaccctagataatatacatgtttcaatgctgttctcttgaaacatcccaccctcgccttctcccagagtccacaagtctgttctatacatctgagtctctttttctgttttgcatatagggtaatcgttaccatctttctaaagtccatatatatgtgttagtatactgtaatggtctttatctttctgccttacttcgctctgtataatgggctccagtttcatccatctcattagaactgattcaaatgaattctttttaatggctgagtaatattccatggtgtatatgtaccaccgcttcctcatccattcgtctgctgatgggcatctgggttgcttccatgtcctggctattataaacagtgctgcgatgaaca from Odocoileus virginianus isolate 20LAN1187 ecotype Illinois unplaced genomic scaffold, Ovbor_1.2 Unplaced_Contig_23, whole genome shotgun sequence encodes the following:
- the LOC139034094 gene encoding large ribosomal subunit protein eL43, with the protein product MAKRTKKVGIVGKYGTRYGASLRKMVKKIEISQHAKYTCSFCGKTKMKRRAVGIWHCGSCMKTVAGGAWTYNTTSAVTVKSAIRRLKELKDQ